The Vicinamibacterales bacterium genome includes the window GTAGTGATGCAAGGGGTGGAACGCAATAGCCAGCACCGAGGACCACGCCAGCACGTTGGCGAAGGGCCCCAGGATCAACAGGCACACGTAGACGACGCCGGCGGTCGCGCAGAGGAAGAACGTCCACTGAAACGCCAGACGCGTGCCGGTTTCAGGGGATCGTGGGCTCTTTGGCATGGGTCTCTTCCTGTCGGCGAACTGGCGGCGGTGACGGGACACCTTGCCGCCGTCGTTCACGATACAGCGCAACGCCCCGATACAACAGGGCCGCCGCCACGTAGGCGGCAATCGCCGCAACCGGGTAAGCAAAACCTCGGGGGAACGCGAATGCCAGCGCCGCCAGCGCCGCCAGGCCCAACCCGGCGATCACGGGGACGTTCGCTTCAATCGAATCCAGCACCCGCCGGTTGGTGATCGCCGCCGACACGGTGCTGCCGATGCGCATGGCCCCGGCCGCCACGCGCCCGCGGCTGCCGCCGCCGCTGGTCAGCAGATCCCGCCGCCCTTTCGGCGCGCTGGGAGCGCGGGCGCGGCTCCGCGCATGCAGGACGACCTCGGTCGCGTTGGCCAGGTCGTGGAGGAACATCTCCTGCATCTGCCGCGCGAATGGCTGGTTCTCGACAATCAGATCCAGCTCGCGGTTGCCCATCCAACTCGCCAGGTTGAGGTTGGTCGAGCCGACCCGCGCCCAGCGCTCATCCGCCACCGCGGTCTTGGCGTGCAGCATCGGCCCGTTCCATTCGAACACCCGCACGCCGGCCTCGATCAGCGGGCGATAGCCTGCCCTCGACAACGCGCTCACAACCGGCACGTCGGAGACGCCCGGCACCAGCAGGCGCACGTCCACGCCGTCCGCGACCGCGGCGCGCAGGGCCTGCACGTACGAAGTGGTACCTGCATAGTAAGCATCGGTGAGCCACAAGGTGTAGCGGGCCATCGCGGCCACCAGTTGGTCCACGCGGAACAGGCCGGCCGTATTCGGCACGGTGGCGACGACGCGCGCCGCGACGTCGCCGGCGGCCGGCTGGGCCTCGGCGGGCGGCGCCCCGGAGTCGGGCAGCGGCTCGCCGCAGGTGGCCCAGGCCTCGGCGAACGCCTCGGCGATATCAGAGACCGCCGGGCCGCGGACCTCGACGCCGGTGTCGCGCCACGGCTGCCGGTTCGCGGCGGGATCGCCCGCCCACATCCGGCCCACGCACAGCCCGGTCACGAACGCGATCGTTCCGTCGATGACGAGAACCTTGCGGTGATCGCGGCTGACCCAGCCGAGCGGCTGATCGAGCCGTGGTGGGTTGTAACAGCGCACGCTGATGCCGCCGGCGCGCAGGCTGTTCCAGAAGGCCCTCGAGGCGGCGCCAAAGCCGCCCATCCAGTCGTAGAGCAGGCGGACCTGGACGCCTTCAGCGGCCTTCCGCAGCAAGGCGTCCGCGAACAGCCGGCCCTGCTCGTCTTCGTGAATGATGTACATCTCGAAGTGGATCGTCTGGCGCGCCGCGGCGATCGCCGCCAGCCAGGCCGGGTAGTTCTCGGCGGCGTCCTTGAGCAGCCGCACGCTGTTGCCCTCGCGCAGGTGCGCGCCCGAGGCTCGCGAGAACACCTGGTTCGCCAGCTGGCGGGCCGCCGTGAGGCCCGATCGGGGATCCT containing:
- a CDS encoding phospholipase D-like domain-containing protein; translated protein: MPASARVRRAKREDPRSGLTAARQLANQVFSRASGAHLREGNSVRLLKDAAENYPAWLAAIAAARQTIHFEMYIIHEDEQGRLFADALLRKAAEGVQVRLLYDWMGGFGAASRAFWNSLRAGGISVRCYNPPRLDQPLGWVSRDHRKVLVIDGTIAFVTGLCVGRMWAGDPAANRQPWRDTGVEVRGPAVSDIAEAFAEAWATCGEPLPDSGAPPAEAQPAAGDVAARVVATVPNTAGLFRVDQLVAAMARYTLWLTDAYYAGTTSYVQALRAAVADGVDVRLLVPGVSDVPVVSALSRAGYRPLIEAGVRVFEWNGPMLHAKTAVADERWARVGSTNLNLASWMGNRELDLIVENQPFARQMQEMFLHDLANATEVVLHARSRARAPSAPKGRRDLLTSGGGSRGRVAAGAMRIGSTVSAAITNRRVLDSIEANVPVIAGLGLAALAALAFAFPRGFAYPVAAIAAYVAAALLYRGVALYRERRRQGVPSPPPVRRQEETHAKEPTIP